A region of bacterium DNA encodes the following proteins:
- a CDS encoding aldo/keto reductase: protein MDLTIRSTIRLNNGIEIPRLGLGVYRAAAGPETRNAVLWALEAGYRHVDTAAIYGNEADVGRAIRESGIPREEVFVTTKLWNDDHGYDEALAAFDASLKRLGFDHVDLYLIHWPVSERRLESWRALERLYEEGRARAIGVSNYMVPHLEELLAHCNVVPAVNQIELSPWSWRSRQDVVELCRAHGIALEAYSPLTKGRKLGDPTLRSVAERVGRTPAQVLIRWALQQDLIVIPKSVHRERIRENANVFDFSLSPADMERLEALDEGLVTGWDPTRAP from the coding sequence ATGGACCTCACGATCCGCAGCACCATCCGGCTGAACAACGGCATTGAGATCCCGCGGCTCGGACTCGGCGTCTACCGGGCCGCGGCGGGCCCCGAGACCCGCAACGCAGTGCTCTGGGCGCTCGAGGCGGGCTACCGCCACGTGGACACGGCCGCCATCTACGGGAACGAGGCGGACGTCGGGCGCGCGATCCGCGAGAGCGGCATCCCGCGGGAAGAAGTGTTCGTCACGACCAAGCTGTGGAACGACGACCACGGCTACGACGAGGCACTCGCCGCGTTCGACGCAAGCCTCAAGCGGCTCGGGTTCGATCACGTGGATCTCTATCTCATTCATTGGCCGGTTTCGGAGCGGCGCTTGGAGAGCTGGCGTGCGCTCGAGCGGCTGTACGAGGAAGGCAGGGCGCGGGCGATCGGCGTGAGCAACTACATGGTGCCCCACCTGGAGGAGCTGCTCGCGCACTGCAACGTGGTGCCGGCGGTCAACCAGATCGAGCTCTCACCGTGGAGCTGGCGTAGCCGTCAGGACGTGGTGGAGCTGTGCCGGGCCCACGGCATTGCGCTCGAGGCGTACAGCCCGCTCACCAAGGGGCGGAAGCTGGGCGACCCGACGCTGCGCTCGGTCGCGGAGCGCGTCGGCCGCACGCCGGCGCAGGTGCTGATCCGCTGGGCGCTGCAGCAGGATCTGATCGTGATCCCGAAATCCGTCCACCGGGAGCGGATCCGGGAGAACGCGAACGTGTTCGACTTCTCGCTCTCGCCGGCGGACATGGAGCGGCTCGAGGCGCTGGACGAGGGGCTGGTCACCGGGTGGGATCCGACGAGGGCGCCGTGA